The following coding sequences lie in one Zingiber officinale cultivar Zhangliang chromosome 2B, Zo_v1.1, whole genome shotgun sequence genomic window:
- the LOC122047386 gene encoding probable serine/threonine-protein kinase PBL23 produces the protein MMGCFCFKPPAQERLPSKAETAEGNALASLVNDLIIESDTDKHKFVADKILQISKGRNPARAFTFPELSAATGEFKEECLLGEGGFGRVYKGRHEGRDIAVKQLEKNGLQGNREFHVEVLMLSLLHHPNLVNLIGYCADGDQRILVYEYMPQGSLEDHLLNLSPNEKPLDWVTRMKIAEGAAKGLEYLHDIANPPVIFRDLKASNILLHQNYNVKLSDFGLAKVGPIGDKTHVSTRVMGTYGYCAPEYVLTGQLTKMSDVYSFGVVFLEIITGRRAIDTSKPSSEQHLIQWAEPLFKNKKRFIEMADPLLEGKFPLKGFYQALAIAALCLQEEANNRPLISDVVTALRYVATSPNDSGETSNVAEM, from the exons ATGATGGGCTGCTTCTGTTTCAAACCACCCGCCCAGGAAAGGTTACCTTCAAAAGCGGAAACAGCAGAAGGGAACGCTCTTGCTTCCCTTGTCAATGATCTTATAATTGAATCAG ATACAGACAAACATAAATTTGTAGCTGACAAGATCTTACAGATAAGCAAGGGCCGCAATCCTGCTCGTGCTTTCACGTTCCCTGAACTTTCAGCAGCGACTGGTGAATTCAAAGAAGAATGTCTTTTAGGTGAAGGTGGATTTGGTAGAGTTTACAAAGGGCGCCACGAGGGTCGA GATATTGCTGTCAAACAACTGGAAAAGAATGGTCTACAGGGAAATAGAGAGTTCCATGTGGAAGTACTGATGCTCAGTCTGCTCCATCACCCAAACCTTGTCAATTTGATTGGCTACTGTGCTGATGGAGATCAAAGAATTCTGGTTTATGAGTACATGCCACAGGGTTCACTGGAGGATCATCTTTTAA ATCTTTCCCCAAACGAGAAGCCATTGGACTGGGTTACAAGAATGAAAATAGCTGAAGGTGCTGCTAAAGGCCTAGAGTACTTGCATGATATTGCAAATCCTCCAGTAATCTTTCGAGATCTCAAAGCATCTAACATTCTTCTTCACCAAAATTACAATGTGAAATTATCTGACTTTGGGCTAGCTAAAGTCGGTCCAATTGGAGATAAGACTCATGTATCGACAAGGGTGATGGGGACTTATGGCTATTGTGCTCCAGAATATGTGCTGACAGGACAATTAACAAAGATGTCTGATGTATATAGTTTTGGTGTTGTGTTTCTCGAGATAATAACGGGAAGGAGAGCTATTGATACATCAAAACCATCAAGTGAGCAACATCTTATTCAATGG GCAGAACCGCTTTTTAAAAACAAGAAGAGGTTTATAGAAATGGCGGATCCATTACTAGAAGGGAAGTTCCCACTGAAAGGCTTTTACCAAGCTCTTGCAATTGCAgcattgtgtctacaagaagaagCAAACAACCGCCCACTGATTAGCGATGTCGTAACTGCCCTCCGGTACGTAGCTACTTCACCAAATGATTCTGGTGAAACATCCAACGTTGCAGAAATGTGA